One part of the Arabidopsis thaliana chromosome 1 sequence genome encodes these proteins:
- the PDE337 gene encoding VQ motif-containing protein (VQ motif-containing protein; FUNCTIONS IN: molecular_function unknown; INVOLVED IN: biological_process unknown; LOCATED IN: chloroplast; EXPRESSED IN: stem; CONTAINS InterPro DOMAIN/s: VQ (InterPro:IPR008889); BEST Arabidopsis thaliana protein match is: VQ motif-containing protein (TAIR:AT3G18360.1); Has 133 Blast hits to 133 proteins in 12 species: Archae - 0; Bacteria - 0; Metazoa - 0; Fungi - 0; Plants - 133; Viruses - 0; Other Eukaryotes - 0 (source: NCBI BLink).), with the protein MIPTRCNEINGSRPSSLKLAGESHTIKKTSSCKSKPRPHGRASPVIIYAHSPKVIHTRAEDFMALVQRLTGLDEIIRRNTSESSSSVVTEEVNVGDDNTAAPFSQDRTQRQKLTDMPLFTPSSMTLFGSPTQLMYMSPNRTDSFRPLVFKSE; encoded by the coding sequence ATGATTCCAACAAGATGCAATGAGATCAACGGCTCACGTCCTTCGTCGCTAAAACTCGCCGGAGAATCCCACACCATCAAGAAAACGTCGTCTTGCAAGTCGAAGCCACGACCACATGGACGGGCATCTCCGGTTATCATCTACGCGCATTCTCCAAAAGTGATCCACACGCGTGCCGAAGACTTCATGGCCCTGGTTCAAAGGCTGACGGGTCTAGACGAGATTATTAGACGGAACACTAGTGaatcttcctcttctgttGTGACGGAAGAGGTTAACGTCGGGGATGATAACACGGCGGCTCCGTTTAGTCAGGATAGAACACAACGACAGAAGTTAACTGATATGCCGTTGTTCACACCGAGCTCGATGACCTTGTTTGGTTCTCCAACTCAACTTATGTATATGTCACCGAACCGGACCGATTCATTTCGACCCTTGGTTTTTAAGTCCGAATAA
- a CDS encoding uncharacterized protein (unknown protein; FUNCTIONS IN: molecular_function unknown; INVOLVED IN: biological_process unknown; LOCATED IN: chloroplast; EXPRESSED IN: 21 plant structures; EXPRESSED DURING: 13 growth stages; BEST Arabidopsis thaliana protein match is: unknown protein (TAIR:AT1G66890.1); Has 35 Blast hits to 35 proteins in 6 species: Archae - 0; Bacteria - 0; Metazoa - 0; Fungi - 0; Plants - 35; Viruses - 0; Other Eukaryotes - 0 (source: NCBI BLink).) has product MATLQRFKFLGTQCGVAAQSPTRSPSPRTSPLVQLRRKKTTLKMLLSLASPSRREQQPLIHHHHKDVAGRKLKDLFVSSSSAEEEQEEDERPKGKTKEEVLAAMAAKLNAASRLQCESADAAPVWFGFSKRLLQRAWRPKLGTIHE; this is encoded by the coding sequence ATGGCTACACTGCAGAGATTCAAGTTCTTGGGGACGCAGTGCGGAGTAGCAGCACAAAGCCCGACACGAAGTCCGAGTCCGAGGACAAGTCCATTGGTACAGCTTCGACGAAAGAAGACAACTTTAAAGATGCTTTTGAGTCTTGCATCTCCGAGTCGCCGAGAGCAGCAACCgttgattcatcatcatcacaaggACGTAGCCGGACGGAAACTTAAAGACTTATTCGTCTCTTCGTCTTCCGcagaggaagaacaagaagaggacGAGAGACCAAAggggaaaacaaaagaagaagttcttgCAGCCATGGCGGCTAAACTGAATGCAGCTTCAAGATTACAATGTGAGTCTGCTGATGCAGCACCAGTTTGGTTCGGATTCAGCAAACGGCTTCTTCAGCGAGCTTGGCGTCCTAAACTTGGTACCATTCACGAGTAA
- a CDS encoding uncharacterized protein (unknown protein; BEST Arabidopsis thaliana protein match is: unknown protein (TAIR:AT1G25400.2); Has 86 Blast hits to 86 proteins in 29 species: Archae - 0; Bacteria - 6; Metazoa - 27; Fungi - 11; Plants - 24; Viruses - 0; Other Eukaryotes - 18 (source: NCBI BLink).), with the protein MEVPVINRIRDFEVGINSINDPSFLSRSVAVSGIGKLHQAYGFWKWGALIIAFLAYFTNFVSKLNSLVVRLRKIDVSVSSPTLFDDYDSDSDVSCSSTVSSDDEKDEEDEADDEDEDVDSIFNRRRVNGGFRVRGSDYYDDDDDQGDNGNCTWMGRRYSGSFGDLFSWPDLGGIGSSGVVKLWDHLDIDGDDHENVVATFLKNYNSTSSPFFWAAEKKGVDAVKVKACDPRAGFRMPALLAEWRQPGRLLGNIIGVDTGGVEKVYVRDDVSGEIAVGDLRKFNGVLTDLTECEAETWWDADVLISG; encoded by the coding sequence ATGGAGGTACCGGTGATTAATAGAATAAGAGATTTCGAAGTTGGTATAAACTCGATTAATGATCCTTCGTTTCTTTCTCGATCTGTTGCTGTTTCCGGAATCGGAAAGCTACACCAAGCTTATGGTTTTTGGAAATGGGGAGCTTTGATTATCGCATTTCTAGCTTATTTCACCAACTTTGTTAGTAAACTCAACAGTCTAGTTGTtaggttaagaaaaatagatgtCTCTGTTTCCTCTCCAACTCTTTTTGATGATTACGATAGCGATTCCGATGTTTCTTGTTCCTCTACCGTCTCCTCTGACGATgaaaaagacgaagaagatgaggctgatgatgaagatgaggatgtTGACTCGATCTTTAATCGAAGACGAGTCAACGGAGGTTTCCGCGTTAGAGGATCTGATTAttacgatgatgatgatgatcaggGAGACAATGGTAATTGCACATGGATGGGGAGGCGATATAGTGGTAGTTTTGGAGATTTGTTCTCATGGCCTGATCTTGGTGGGATTGGTTCGAGTGGAGTCGTGAAGCTTTGGGATCATTTAGATATCGATGGCGATGATCATGAGAATGTTGTGGCAACGTTTCTCAAGAACTATAACTCAACCTCGTCACCGTTTTTTTGGGCGGCGGAGAAAAAAGGTGTTGACGCCGTTAAAGTGAAGGCGTGTGATCCACGCGCCGGTTTTCGGATGCCGGCTTTGCTCGCGGAGTGGAGGCAGCCGGGGCGGTTGTTAGGGAATATAATCGGAGTTGATACCGGTGGTGTGGAGAAAGTATACGTCAGGGATGATGTTAGCGGAGAGATAGCCGTGGGAGATTTGAGGAAGTTTAACGGTGTGTTGACGGACTTGACGGAATGTGAGGCTGAGACTTGGTGGGACGCTGACGTCCTTATCTCGGGCTGA
- the IPT1 gene encoding isopentenyltransferase 1 (isopentenyltransferase 1 (IPT1); FUNCTIONS IN: AMP dimethylallyltransferase activity, ATP/ADP dimethylallyltransferase activity; INVOLVED IN: cytokinin biosynthetic process, secondary growth; LOCATED IN: chloroplast; EXPRESSED IN: 6 plant structures; EXPRESSED DURING: 4 anthesis, C globular stage, petal differentiation and expansion stage; CONTAINS InterPro DOMAIN/s: tRNA isopentenyltransferase (InterPro:IPR002627); BEST Arabidopsis thaliana protein match is: ATP/ADP isopentenyltransferases (TAIR:AT3G19160.1); Has 7944 Blast hits to 7761 proteins in 2606 species: Archae - 0; Bacteria - 5388; Metazoa - 167; Fungi - 152; Plants - 293; Viruses - 0; Other Eukaryotes - 1944 (source: NCBI BLink).), translating to MTELNFHLLPIISDRFTTTTTTSPSFSSHSSSSSSLLSFTKRRRKHQPLVSSIRMEQSRSRNRKDKVVVILGATGAGKSRLSVDLATRFPSEIINSDKIQVYEGLEITTNQITLQDRRGVPHHLLGVINPEHGELTAGEFRSAASNVVKEITSRQKVPIIAGGSNSFVHALLAQRFDPKFDPFSSGSCLISSDLRYECCFIWVDVSETVLYEYLLRRVDEMMDSGMFEELSRFYDPVKSGLETRFGIRKAIGVPEFDGYFKEYPPEKKMIKWDALRKAAYDKAVDDIKRNTWTLAKRQVKKIEMLKDAGWEIERVDATASFKAVMMKSSSEKKWRENWEEQVLEPSVKIVKRHLVQN from the coding sequence ATGACAGAACTCAACTTCCACCTCCTCCCAATAATCTCCGATCGCTTCACGACGACGACGACAACATCACCGTCGTTCTCgtcacattcttcttcttcttcttctcttctctctttcaccAAACGAAGACGAAAACACCAACCTTTAGTATCATCCATACGCATGGAACAGTCACGGTCACGGAATCGGAAAGACAAAGTCGTCGTCATTTTAGGAGCAACCGGCGCCGGAAAATCAAGACTTTCCGTCGATCTCGCTACTCGTTTCCCTTCAGAGATCATAAACTCCGATAAAATCCAAGTCTACGAAGGATTAGAGATCACAACGAATCAGATTACGTTACAAGACCGTCGCGGCGTTCCTCACCATCTCCTCGGCGTCATCAACCCCGAACACGGCGAACTAACCGCCGGAGAGTTTCGCTCCGCCGCTTCAAACGTCGTCAAAGAGATAACTTCTCGTCAAAAGGTTCCGATTATCGCCGGTGGATCTAACTCTTTCGTCCACGCACTCTTAGCTCAACGATTCGACCCAAAGTTCGATCCTTTTTCATCCGGGTCGTGTTTAATCAGCTCCGATTTGCGTTACGAGTGTTGTTTCATCTGGGTCGATGTATCGGAGACTGTTCTCTACGAGTATCTTCTCAGAAGAGTCGACGAAATGATGGATTCAGGTATGTTCGAAGAGCTGTCTAGATTCTACGACCCGGTTAAATCCGGTTTAGAAACCCGGTTTGGGATTAGGAAAGCTATAGGTGTACCGGAGTTTGACGGTTACTTCAAAGAGTATccaccggagaagaagatgataaagtGGGACGCTTTAAGAAAAGCGGCGTACGATAAGGCGGTTGATGATATCAAAAGGAACACGTGGACGTTAGCGAAGAgacaagtgaagaagattgaGATGCTAAAAGACGCTGGTTGGGAAATAGAAAGAGTTGATGCAACGGCGTCGTTTAAAgcagtgatgatgaagagttCGTCGGAGAAGAAGTGGAGAGAGAATTGGGAAGAGCAAGTGTTGGAGCCAAGCGTAAAGATTGTGAAGCGGCATTTGGtgcaaaattag